The proteins below come from a single Camelus bactrianus isolate YW-2024 breed Bactrian camel chromosome 2, ASM4877302v1, whole genome shotgun sequence genomic window:
- the SCOC gene encoding LOW QUALITY PROTEIN: short coiled-coil protein (The sequence of the model RefSeq protein was modified relative to this genomic sequence to represent the inferred CDS: inserted 1 base in 1 codon), whose product MRMRASLSGDWLAAGXDGAGLPSRRTLCGRRGRGCRCPLVQESGLEASSCSLPLPASETADHLSRILYPRPKMMNADMDAVDAENQVELEEKTRLINQVLELQHTLEDLSARVDAVKEENLKLKSENQVLGQYIENLMSASSVFQTTDTKSKRK is encoded by the exons ATGCGCATGCGTGCCTCCTTGAGTGGTGATTGGCTGGCGGCGG GGGACGGGGCGGGACTCCCATCTCGGCGCACGCTCTGTGGGCGGAGAGGACGGGGCTGCCGGTGCCCGTTGGTCCAAGAGTCGGGGCTTGAGGCGTCCTCCTGTTCCCTCCCCCTGCCGGCGTCTGAAACGGCAG accatTTATCAAGAATTTTGTATCCAAGGCCCAAGATGATGAATGCTGACATGGATG CAGTTGATGCTGAAAATCAGGTGGAACTGGAGGAAAAAACACGACTTATTAATCAAGTGTTGGAACTCCAACACACACTTGAAG atcTCTCTGCAAGAGTAGATGCAGTTAAGGAAGAAAATCTGAAGCTAAAATCAGAAAACCAAGTTCTTGGACAATATATAGAAAACCTCATGTCAGCTTCTAGTGTTTTTCAAACAACTgacacaaaaagcaaaagaaagtaa